The DNA region tatgagtctcctctccttaattgcctaagtcacacagctgacttaggcagaaacacaaaaaaacgatctgagcatgtgcaaatgtatataaaagcactcagataatgtacagagggcagtataaagatataagcagtgagttaggcagaaaaaaaaattacttagacacttttgttatgaggctgtcgatatcatctatatacaaaaaaatgctatatagtatattgatataagcagtgagttaggcagatcataagtcagctctccttaattgcctaagtcacacagctgacttaggcagaaacacacaaaatatagtatattgatataagcagtgagttagtcagaaaaacaaacaaaaaattatgacttagacacttctgttatgaggctgtcgatatcatctatatacaaaaaatgctacctttaagtaacaaaatttaatagcatcagctcttcagaataaaattaacactgatgattttagaaaaggaaagtagcaataaaagagaaagaatttgtaacaaatgggttaaaaaatatactataaaaatgtatttcttatttcatttaaaaaatcatgagtctcctctccttaattgcctaagtcacgcagctgacttaggcagaaacacaaaaaaacgatctgagcatttgcaaatgtatataaaagcactcagataatgtacagagggcagtataaagatataagcagtgagttaggcagatcataagtcagctctccttaattgcctaagtcacacagctgacttaggcagaaacacaaaaaataatatagtatattgatataagcagtgagttatgcagatcataagtcagctctccttaattgcctaagtcacacagctgacttaggcagaaacacaaagaatatagtatattgatataagcagtgagttagacagaaaaaaaaattatgacttagacacttttgttatgaggctgtcgatatcatctatatacaaaaaaatgctacctttaagtaacacaatttaatagcatcagctcttcagattaaaattaacactgatgattttagaaaaggaaagtagcaataaaagagaaagaatttgtaacaaatgggttaaaaaatatactataaaaatgtatttcttattttatttaaaaaatcatgagtctcctctccttaattgcctaagtcacacagctgacttaggcagaaacacaaaaaaaacgatctgagcatgtgcaaatgtatataaaagcattcagataatgtacagagggcaatataatgatataagcagtgagttaggcagaaaaaaaaattatgacttagacacttttgttatgaggctgtcgatatcatctatttacaaaaaatgctatatagtatattgatataagcagtgagttaggcagatcataagtcagctctccttaattgcctaagtcacacagctgacttaggcagatacacaaaaaatatagtatattgatataagcagtgagttaggcagatcataagtcagctctccttaattgcataagtcacacagctgacttaggcagaaacacaaaaaatatagtatattgatataagcagtgagttagtcagaaaaacaaaaacaaaattattacttAGACAcctttgttatgaggctgtcgatatcatctatatacaaaaaatgctacctttaattaacaaattttaatagcatcagctcttcagattaaaattaacactgatgattttagaaaaggaaagtagcaataaaagagaaagaatttgtaacaaatgggttaaaaaatatactataaaaatgtatttcttatttcattTGAGTGAGCgcctaaaattgcctgaaacgtactcttatttcaccgaaaataaattttgaaaattttcgcATAgagataccggaccgacagacagaccgacagaccgacagacagaccgaccgaccgaccgaccgacatagtgaactatagagtcgcgtccacgcgactaaaaattcctgtactatttcagtacagggatttttttgaaaaatgcccaaaatattgacgttttaaaatgcaattattatgcgatatgcgcatatattgctttgTATCATTTATAGAGcgatagtaaccagttttgtcgaaaaataaaagggttaaaatttgggcattttctgaaaaaatccctgtactatagtactgggatttttttgaaaaattcccaaaatatcgacttttaaaaatgcaattattatgcgataatatggctatatatgcgcatatattgctttgtataatttatagagccatagtaaccagttttgtcgaaaaataaaagggttgacattttgctattttttgaaaaaatccctgcactatagtacagggaattttttttttaaatgctcaaaatatcgacgttttaaaatgcatttattgtgcgataatatggctatatatgcgcatatattgctttgtataatttttggagccatagtaaccagttttgtcgaaaaataaaagggtcgaaattttgctatTTTAGGAAAaatagtacaaggattttttcgaaaaattcccaaaatatcgactttttaaaatgcaattattatgcgataatatggctatatatgcgcatatattgctttgtataatttatagagccatagtaaccagttttgtcgaaaaataaaagggttgaaattttgcgattttttgaaaaaatgcctgtactatagtacagggaatttttttttaaaatgctcaaaatatcgacgttttaaaatgcatttattgTGCGATAATATGGCTATAaatgcgcatatattgctttgtataatttatggagccatagtaaccagttttgtcgaaaaataaaagggtcaaaattttgccattttagGAAAaatagtacaaggatttttttcgaaaaattcccaaaatatcgactttttaaaatgcaattattatgcgataatatggctatatatgcgcatatattgctttgtataatttatagagccatagtaaccagttttgccgaaaaataaaaggctcgaaattttgccattttttcgaaaaattcccAAAATATCggctttttaaaatgcaattattatgcgataatatggctatatatgcgcatatattgctttgtataatttatagagccatagtaaccagttttgtcgaaaaataaaaggctcgaaattttgccattttaggaaaaaattcctgtactattatttaaaaatacccAAAATATCGACgttttaaaatgcatttattgtgcgataatatggctatatatgcacatatattgctttgtataatttatagagccatagtaaccagttttgtcgaaaaataaaagggtcgaaattttgccattttaggaaaaaattcctgtactattatagtacaaggattttttcgaaaaattctcaaaatatcgactttttaaaatgcaattattatgcgataatatggctatatatgcgcatatattgctttgtataatttatagagccatagtaaccagttttgtcgaaaaataaaaggctcaaaattttgccattttttcgaaaaatgcccaAATATCGACGTTTTAAAATGCAATGattatgcgataatatggctatatatgcgcatatattgctttgTATCATTTATAGAGcgatagtaaccagttttgtcgaaaaaatAAAAGGCtcaaaattttgccattttttgaaaaaatccctgtatagtacaaggattttttcaaaaaattctcaaaatatcgacttttcaaaatgcaattattatgcgataatatggctatatatgcgcatatattgctttgTATCATTTATAGAGcgatagtaaccagttttgtcgaaaaataaaaggctcgaaattttgccattttagGAAAAAAGTCCTGTActttagtacagggattttttagaaaaattccCAAAATATCGACgttttaaaatgcatttattatgcgataatatggctatatatgcgcatatattgctgTGTATCctttatagagccatagtaaccagttttgtcgaaaaataaaaggctCGAAATTTTGCCCTTTTTTGAAAAAagccctgtactatagtacagggattttttagaAAGATtcccaaaatatcgactttttaaaatgcaattattatgcgataatatggctatatatgcgcatatattgctttgtatcatttatagagccatagtaaccagttttgtcgaaaaataaaaggctcgaaaaagtttttaaaattcaattattatgcgataatattgctgtaCATGATcatatattgttataattatattatagtaccATAGAAATCAGatatgttgaaaaataaaagggttgaaaattatcaagttttttaaatccaattattatgcgataatattgctgtatatgatcatatattgcctTATAATCATCTTAGGCCTATAGTACCATAGAAACCAGTCATGtcaaaaaagttaatattttggccatttttgagaaaaattgacaaatttcgagcaatttattttttaagataTATAATAAATTTGTCAACATCAATTGGTCATGATACCATAAAATAATAACGTGTACATATATTAGCGCATACTAAATGAATTTTGAACAGTGCCTATTTTTATCATGTTTTGAACAAATCCCTGTAAACACAAATGGTCATCTACACAATTttacagatatatatatatgtttatattttaatttcagtaaatatataaatatgtaacaTAAATTACCATAATGTATTACTACATTGCGATTTCATACAAGAACACTTCAGGCTTCAATGATAGTGTCTTCTTTCAAACCTAAACAAAAAtgacatttgtttttatataaacatatacagtaaCTAGAAAGCCACCTCCGCCTACTCTAAAATTTTCCTACATAAGATTTTTTcgggaaaaaaatatatataatatatttgtgtgtgtcttaatgctgtttgtgatttaggctaatttcactacaagcatgtatATGCgggtttggtgtaatggttatgtaacaagcctttcaattaacaatagcttcagttgactaacaatagaacagcaacgcgaaaatcaaacaagtgaatttgaaaagaaaaataggttttttaaactactggcatcaaaaaacctgtacattaaatcaaattattatactcttggacaagtagttctcgagaaaatgcaatttcagtttacttgttactttaagactgctcgccggcttttggaaaattctgtcctatcttttaacactagcaggtctgaaaaaagtatactaaaaagtggtccagaatttggaccatggtcccaaatggtcccaaaatttaatggaatggtcattgaccacatatctatctgtttattcattttggtaaagatcttgtaattactttttgagtaataataattacagaAATGTTATACGTGCATTCAAGCATTGTAAGACACTACTTACCATTAATAATTCCTTTCAGAATACGTGTATCACCAACTTGATCAGCAATTTCACTCACAAAAAAACGAGCCACACCCATTAGCAAGCTCCCGTCATACATAAACACATTGACGCTGTTAACGTCACTATATGGAATGTTCAGATACATCTCGAATCCACTGATACCACACCATTTATAAACGTGTATTTCATCGAACTGGCTAAGAACGACAAGATATGGAGTGCCTGCAAAtatacaaacaacaaaaaactaGTCTAAAATGTCCTATAGCATATTAATAGTTTTTCCCCTTTTGGGTGTTCccacatttatttattacacgGCAgtagaattaattaaaataatagtcAATTCACCGTCTACACTGAAGCTATCTAGTCCAATAACGCCTTGCCCCTCGAACTCGGTTATTTCCGCCCATTGCTCGTCCTCAAAACATACTGTTACGACAGGCATATAGTAATCTGTAGCATCATAATTGTTTCTTTCAGATGCGGACACTACGCAAGGCTGACCATTTACCTTTATGCTAACGACATCTACTATGTATTCACCAGAAATCTGATGCTGTAgctacaaaaacaaaacaaaatctcaattaaaataaaacaaatcaaaatatgaagTATGAGCACTTCCTTAACTCGATACATCTAAAAAGGATTGGAAACTTTTCCCAAGTTattttaagcctgttttcctgtcgacgttattcaaCGCTatcgttaaaaaaaaatcggcgatcttctacgtaaacattgaaatgaatgatttacaggaaaaggtatcgttatcatttcaacttgatcgttttcaaacgatcgtcattgaactgttaacgatcaacgCCGATAGTGTCGaaaacgtcgacaggaaaacaggcttaaaagAGAAGAGGAGACCAGTTGAAAAACATCGGTGAATTGCAGAAAACCATGAAAgagtaaaataacaattacaatagggagttttcgcaatcttacgaatacgataacggaTACGTCcagcacacgtattcgtttttcgtaagccagtaaaaatctgtttcgcatatgcaacgaaatattgagggcgccgtccaaaatatgactgcggtaaatttgagcgaagcgcaggtacgtgttgcttggctgcctaggcctagcgtaacatcaaagcgagtaaggattttaaaaactgctatttatcaaaattgacctggcattttagtaaattactttagtaaattactttcaataaaagtataattacattataatcatgaatcatttctgattcaaatgcaaaatgtgcatgcaaaatagatcaaaaactatattcgttttgtagttacgaatatgactggtgatattcgtcaacacgaatacgctttacgaataggaaatggggatcagctcaaaagtttcacaaatgtgtgacgtatccgttttcgttatttcgttgcgaaacctccctattgttTGCATTTTTTGGTAAAACGTATACATAGGGCTTAATTgcgtaaaataaaaaaaataatttaataaatgaaattaatgcagatctatataaacaaaatatataattacctCAAAATTATTTCCGGACCATTGATAAATATCAGTTGTTGTAAGACCAGTTTCCAACTCAGAATCGTAATAATTGGCAAACACTAACCAAGGATCATAATCATCATGCTCAATAAAGAGAACAGTGACGGCGCCTTGCGTTACAAATGACTGTTTTAAAACGAATGATTTATCCCTTCCTCTATATAGATATAATCCTGAATTTACAACACTTGATCctgtttcaaaattaaaaaaaatattatgcaaaattaatgaatttttaattaataaaaggGCTTGCAGAATAATATTGTGTAATGACTACATTATGACCAAGCACCCAATGATCTTTCTTTAGACACTTTATCTGATAGAAGGCGTAATCTATGCTATAAGTTTGCTCTGAATTGTTCAAAAAGTATTCATTTTGGAAAATGGTTTCCAGTGAAGAATGTAAGTAACATGAAACTAAGACGTTTAAAGTATCAACAACCCAAATGCAGAGTTGAATTAAAGATATAGAAAAAGTGCAATACCATACCTTATCTCGCTTCTAAATGAATAATCATTATATATCAcgcagtaggcctacagctatgtgattcttttattaattttttttaaattttactattttaagcTAAACCTTTTGAATGTTCCTGTATAGTATTTCTTGTGTAAAATGCAtcctttttttatatataattatcattggttttatacttttatacaaattttaatattgagaaaatgtaaatatctttgtaattcagctaaggctgcgatGATGATAGTGAAATAagtgaaatgaaatgaaaaaaattaaaacggTAAATGTGAAATTTATTCCTAGGCCTATACACTACATTACCTGTAACTGTGTCTTTCGAGTTTGCAATTGCCAAATATAACCTTCTATTTATGTTGATCATATCGCTGTCAATTGGAGTTTCCGATGATATTTCAGCTAATATGAGATCCTCTTCAATCAGTATTACACGTGTAACATTATTGTAATCGACTCCTTCTGTGCAATATCCAGATTGGATACTTCCAGTCAACACTAAGAAGGTACTCATTTTATCGAGTCTTTTAAATGTAAAGGAAAATAACTTTGCAGTTGAAGATGGAATTAAGCCTTCAGTTACCTGTTACAAAGATGAATAATTtgtacagtatcataggcaGATTATATGATACAACGCCATATATCTATcgcatttaatataaaatatgtaccatgtgatcaatattttttattagtaCACTGTTTACAGAATGTGCGTATGATACTGGACACTACTAGACAGCTATATTTGaagatacagtaggcctacagaaaatCGGGTATAAATTACTAAACATTAACGCGAAGTTGAATAAGTACTTGGTTAGAAGGCACTCGTTTATGTTTTACAATCAATGAACAATATATCAAGTGCTTTTATTGTTATTTCCAACCAGATGGCAAGACTTCGGTTACTtgtgtttcatttttttaaaagataatgaAACACAAGTAAAATACtgttttaattactaattaatgtaGACACAGTATACAGTTTCATATTATAATAAGACCTATCCAATCATTCTAATACCAGTCTGTTAGGCATACTAATTTCTAGTATTGTGTGCATATAGTAAGAAATGAAGATTATTACCAAAAAGCACGTGTCTTGGTCGTCATCGTACATGTATAGAGCAGATTGTATACATTGTTGAGAATATTGGTTTTCGGTAACGCTTATCAACAGCGTGTCTTCATACGTCACTGCATAGATTGTAGCAACATCGGTTCGGTTGATAGTCTGGTAGTTCTCAAAGTAGCCGAATCTGACTGCTTGTGCTTGAATAATAAATTAAGCAATATTTATTCGGGTGGTTCCTTTACAAGGACCATATAggttttgagaaaatgtgtggTGTGTATATATAATCGTTTCGTTCCGTATCTTTATTCGACCagtgtaaataaaatcaacaaacCATAACATACAATACAACATATTATTAAAATGCTACCCAGATAATAATGtgacaaatataatatataacataacaGATCATCAAATAGTAATTAAACTCACTTTCATCATATGCTTCTTCGAGTAAATGTATTTGGAGACACTGAGTACGTAATGAAGAATTTACTTGTATCAGGTCACTTTCAATCCTCTCCATGTTGCTGCCAAAATTGCTCAACATCTCAGACAGATCAACACCAAGTACATAACCCGTAACTGTAATATTTCCCGTAAAGGTAAGACCTGAGCTTGTAAAGTACTGTAAACAAATACATATACTAGTTTATCaacgtatttattattattgtgttggATTTAGAGCTAACGAATAAATGAAGTTTAATGAGTAAATTCTGAGATTTACTTAAGACTTTCTGTGTCGTACCGTATAGCCTGAAATGTTAGTTGGTACATCCTCACGTACAGCATGTGCAGCGTAGTACACTGGGTTTAAGTAGCTAATGTTTCCGTAGTAGTCCGTATACATATCACCAAGAACATCCACATCAAGCGAAAAGTTTTTATACCCTCTGACATCTTGGTCACCGTATGTTAGAACTACATCAGTAGACAGGTTAAATGTATTCACCAGACCGTGTACAATCACATCATCTAAAACAAAAGGAACAACTTATTTTAAACACAAGGCGGCCTACACTGGCAACAACATTTGCAAATTAACTATCCCACTCAAATTATAAAAATTGAGAAAAAGCTGAGAGCTTGGACATATACTCACCAAATGCTGTGACATTACCGATTGACCACGTTCCTGTTATGGTTTGTGGCGTTGATAACGTCACCCGGTTTGCTACGGTTGAGTCAAATAGTACAGTATCCACATAATTCGTAACAGTTGTATCGTCGAGAAATGTAACACTTGTAAATGTGTTGAGCGAACCCGTTAACGTTTGCGTAACGTTCTGAATCACAAAATCGTTTGGCATGGAAAGGTGGTTTATTAAGCCTGAAATGGCGAAAAGCAACAGTTTTTATACaactaatattataattaaataatacattatctTATCTCATACAACACCTCCATCAACCATCATTCaagaatttaaacattttacctGTAACAAAGAGGTCACCGTAAACTATAATATCATGTCCAAAGATGACGCGTCCGTCAATTAATGCATTTTCAGATTGGAGTAGGAGTAGatctaaaatcatttttaatgtcAAGTTTTCATAGACTATATTTCCTTCAAAATCACCTTCGATCCATAAATTATCAATTTCAACGTCTCCAGTTACACTTTTATTGCCAGTTATagtctaaaaatatatataaatagattGTTATACAAAATGTCATATCAAGCCATATTCAGACTGCGCGAAAGGTAGGATCTGTAGCTTAAATTTGCAGTTTGCTTTCTTAGTTTTTTTAGTTACTTCACTTTAAATTGGTAGTGAATTCTCAGGCTTATACTTGATaccaaaacaaaaagaaagCATTACGGTTGATTCTGAATATAAAACAGCATCATCAATTATGAAAGAAATGTTTTCTCCGTTGACATGATCATTGAACCAAACGTCATCTTCAATATAAACGAATCCTTCGAATGTAACAGATCCTTCGATGATCACATTTTCGTTGCTCAATGCGTTGTTGAATAAATCTATAAATATTGAATAGTCTGACACATCACATAGTATAgattttgttatacagtattaatacttAAGTGTGTTGCCGCagtaaagtaaaatattataatatacggTATGTTGATGAAATAACATTGTTCTTCTAACCTGATAGATCTGTTCCATTAACAATTCCATTCGAAACAAGATCACCGTCGACATTCAAATCATAAAACTGTTTTATACCATCGATAACAATCAAAGAACCGGACACACGAACGGCCCACTCATCATACTAAATCAAAAATGCAAATTAGAGTAAAAGTCAATTCATACCGTATGGTACTGTAAAACTCTTTCCACGAATATGGCGTTCCATAccaatttaatattattcaatgTGATTGAATTATATGATTTTGCCGCAATATTACCGTACCATCATACCTCAGTGATATTGAATGCACCTATTAAACCTTTTATCACTAAATCACCATCTATCATGATGTTAGAAAATGTCATAGGAACTGGAATATTATAATCATGGTCGATTAAGATAACATTAGATATGTCAACTCCATCAACGAGAATACCATCTCCTAATGAAATAGCACctgtaaaaaatgaaaaattaactAGTGCATTATAATTATCCAAACTGTATTAACTAGCATCTATCACCTACGGAGGATATTACATACATAAATGAAGCGGGAAATTTAAATGAAGTACGGTACACGCTATCATAAACAGAAATGTTTACTGGAAGGCTCGAAATTGCCAAGCACGGGTAGGTATTGTAGGTCCAAGATAGGCCTACCACTTTTAACATTACTGAGCAAACCATTAATTGTATATGTACCTTTCATTACACAATGTTCTGGATGTAGATTACTCACCTGCGGAAACATTCATAAGGAATACCTTACTACTATTAATATATTGGTCTTTGTACTTGGATAAGTGATTGGTATAAAGTTCATGAATGTATATATTATCTATCGTTCCATCTACATACAGATCACCATCTATCGTAACATCACTATAAATTGTACATACAAATATTTAGTTATAACAAATCGTCTGTCCACATTCTTAATGAATGAAATAGGTAAGAATCATTGAATTTAAGGTATTGCGGTCTTAGAtcatataataatgtatagatGAATTAATCGGCGTATACTGGCAATAAAGGTATAAACCTTTCCTTTCATACCTCAAGAATGTCTTCCTTCCTCTAATTTCTTCATCTGTATTGGTATAAACTAATATTTGAGAAAATTCGTATAAATTTATCCGGTTGACTTCGCTCAATACCGAAATATTTCCGTAAAAATAGGCATCAGACTCAAATCTCAAATAGGCTGTAAAAATAATCAAGATAGGGCTACTTATGacttaataaaaacaaattacaaacatCGGTGGGTTTTGAAATTCACAAACatgcacataaaaaaacataccgGTACTGCACACTTACTGATTTGTATTACAGATATTTCCTACAAGAAATGCatgcattttttataatttcaaatt from Antedon mediterranea chromosome 2, ecAntMedi1.1, whole genome shotgun sequence includes:
- the LOC140039288 gene encoding uncharacterized protein, translated to MPNDFVIQNVTQTLTGSLNTFTSVTFLDDTTVTNYVDTVLFDSTVANRVTLSTPQTITGTWSIGNVTAFDDVIVHGLVNTFNLSTDVVLTYGDQDVRGYKNFSLDVDVLGDMYTDYYGNISYLNPVYYAAHAVREDVPTNISGYTYFTSSGLTFTGNITVTGYVLGVDLSEMLSNFGSNMERIESDLIQEPPE
- the LOC140039287 gene encoding uncharacterized protein — translated: MININRRLYLAIANSKDTVTGSSVVNSGLYLYRGRDKSFVLKQSFVTQGAVTVLFIEHDDYDPWLVFANYYDSELETGLTTTDIYQWSGNNFELQHQISGEYIVDVVSIKVNGQPCVVSASERNNYDATDYYMPVVTVCFEDEQWAEITEFEGQGVIGLDSFSVDGTPYLVVLSQFDEIHVYKWCGISGFEMYLNIPYSDVNSVNVFMYDGSLLMGVARFFVSEIADQVGDTRILKGIINGLKEDTIIEA